Proteins found in one Actinokineospora alba genomic segment:
- a CDS encoding Hsp70 family protein: MNVLSVDLGTSNTVAVLSAHGRPPRVVDVDGSSMMPSAVFAAEDGGLVVGRDAERRARLDPSRFEPNPKRRVDEGTLLLGDTVVPVTDALAGVLRRVADETSRQLGGAKADEVRLTHPAQWGPVRRNVLLSAARQSGLGSNLVLVPEPVAAAAHFASFPGQTLGPGQALAVYDLGAGTFDVAIVGATQKGFAVLAEAGLPDLGGLDVDQALLEHVGRQVSHRDPAGWQRLLRPESTGDRRAQRALREDVKASKEALSRHPQTEVPLPEPFDDVLVSRVELEAMIRPGMLRSVELLAATIRSTGMTPDRLVGIYLVGGSSRIPLVATLIAEQLRVVPTSLDQPETAVALGAHHVPQEGVTMRTGDMSSTVESVQRTQAIVPLRTGGFAAQPAQPAARQQFPQSGPQRVLPPPPQHRPQPQPQAQPQSQPQAHQQAQSGPPSAPTPVQTRPAPPRFPAQPAPQAKPQSNKVWYLATAVVAVVVIGIVSVIIATAGSSGGVTADCADKQTDGKGFTPCMREVAGTVADKGDCESGANFGGQAIATPGATSATCKIGGNYLAIYIQFDSADLVDANVQTALTSLKAGAKNVSDGDWSGGGMSGKYHSVEIATGSEMLIYTVENTPIMGWVIATGSVSGKTKLLSYFNEHIKPGSTG; encoded by the coding sequence GTGAACGTCCTGTCGGTGGATCTCGGCACGTCGAACACCGTTGCCGTGCTGTCCGCGCACGGCCGCCCGCCGAGGGTGGTCGATGTCGACGGGTCGTCGATGATGCCGTCTGCGGTGTTCGCGGCCGAGGACGGCGGGCTGGTCGTGGGCCGCGACGCCGAGCGCCGGGCCCGTCTCGACCCCTCGCGCTTCGAACCCAACCCCAAGCGCCGCGTCGATGAGGGCACGCTGCTGCTGGGCGACACCGTCGTCCCCGTGACCGACGCGCTCGCGGGAGTGCTGCGGCGTGTCGCCGATGAGACCTCCCGGCAGCTTGGCGGCGCCAAGGCCGACGAGGTCCGGCTGACCCACCCGGCGCAGTGGGGTCCGGTTCGGCGCAACGTGCTGCTGTCGGCCGCGCGGCAGTCGGGACTCGGGTCCAACCTCGTGCTGGTGCCCGAACCGGTCGCCGCCGCCGCGCACTTCGCGTCCTTCCCCGGCCAGACCCTCGGCCCCGGCCAGGCTCTCGCCGTCTACGACCTCGGCGCGGGCACGTTCGACGTCGCCATCGTCGGCGCCACGCAGAAGGGGTTCGCGGTTCTCGCCGAGGCGGGGCTGCCCGACCTCGGCGGACTCGACGTCGACCAGGCGCTCCTCGAACACGTCGGCCGCCAGGTCTCCCACCGCGACCCGGCGGGCTGGCAGCGGCTGCTGCGCCCGGAATCCACCGGAGACCGGCGCGCCCAGCGCGCGCTGCGCGAAGACGTCAAGGCATCCAAGGAAGCGCTCTCGCGCCACCCGCAGACCGAGGTGCCGCTGCCCGAGCCGTTCGACGACGTGCTGGTCAGCCGGGTCGAACTGGAGGCGATGATCCGCCCGGGGATGCTGCGCAGCGTCGAGTTGCTCGCCGCGACCATCCGCTCCACCGGCATGACCCCGGACCGTCTGGTCGGCATCTACCTCGTCGGCGGTTCGAGCCGGATCCCGCTCGTCGCCACCCTGATCGCCGAGCAGCTGCGGGTCGTGCCGACGAGCCTGGACCAGCCCGAGACCGCCGTCGCCCTCGGCGCGCACCACGTGCCCCAAGAGGGCGTGACCATGCGCACGGGCGACATGAGCAGCACCGTCGAGTCGGTCCAGCGCACCCAGGCGATCGTGCCGCTGCGGACCGGCGGGTTCGCCGCCCAGCCCGCTCAGCCCGCCGCCCGGCAGCAGTTCCCGCAGAGCGGTCCGCAACGCGTCCTGCCGCCCCCGCCGCAGCACCGGCCCCAACCGCAGCCGCAGGCCCAACCCCAATCGCAGCCGCAGGCCCACCAGCAGGCCCAGTCGGGCCCGCCGTCGGCGCCGACGCCGGTGCAGACCAGGCCCGCGCCGCCGAGATTCCCTGCGCAGCCCGCCCCGCAGGCCAAGCCGCAGTCGAACAAGGTCTGGTACCTCGCGACCGCCGTCGTCGCGGTCGTGGTCATCGGCATCGTCAGCGTCATCATCGCCACCGCGGGCTCCTCGGGAGGGGTGACCGCCGACTGCGCGGACAAGCAGACCGACGGCAAGGGCTTCACGCCGTGCATGCGGGAAGTCGCGGGCACGGTGGCGGACAAGGGCGACTGCGAGTCCGGCGCCAACTTCGGCGGCCAGGCCATCGCGACCCCGGGGGCGACGTCGGCGACCTGCAAGATCGGCGGAAACTACCTGGCGATCTATATCCAGTTCGACTCCGCCGACCTGGTCGACGCGAACGTCCAGACCGCGCTGACCAGTCTGAAAGCAGGCGCCAAGAACGTCAGCGACGGCGACTGGTCCGGCGGGGGCATGTCGGGCAAGTACCACTCGGTGGAGATCGCGACCGGGTCCGAGATGCTCATCTACACGGTCGAGAACACGCCCATCATGGGCTGGGTCATCGCCACCGGTTCCGTGAGTGGCAAGACCAAACTCCTGTCCTACTTCAACGAACACATCAAGCCGGGCAGCACCGGCTGA
- a CDS encoding Hsp70 family protein yields the protein MNVLSVDLGTSNTVAVLSAHGRAPRVIEVDSSATMPSAIYADEDGGLVVGRDAERRARLDPSRFEPNPKRRVDEGTLLLGTTVVPVTDALAAVLRRVADETSRQLGGAKPDEVRLTHPAQWGPVRRNVLLSAARQSGLGSNLVLVPEPVAAAAHFASFGHTLAPNQALAVYDLGAGTFDVAIVAATQNGFAVLAENGLPDLGGMDVDQTLLEHVGRQVSHRDPGGWQRLLRPESLADRRARRALLEDVKAAKEALSRHPQTEVPMPEPFDDVLVTRAELEALIRPSMLRSVELLAGTIRATGLSPERLVGIYLVGGSSRIPLVATLIAEQLRVVPTSLDQPETAVALGAHNVSQEGISMRTSQVGPQSGGVQAQPSTGGFPAQQQAAGGFASQHGGQQPASGGFPAQSGAAGSQPPQTGSFAAQQNFPQPTQQANFPNLAGNFPTPPRQPAAAGRKKLVVTAVAAVVALAAIAGGIFYFTRSGELPTAQSCATKGTADDKGFTDCLRQLAGGVPDANTCERGADVTCALPDAYRVTYTHAGSTDDVQRVWETELGKVDAGEHVVADWQGNGLDGKLRAGVKDGVGVLVFTVKDRPLVGTLTKSDAADLSPDKLADFFAANVQPGT from the coding sequence GTGAACGTCCTGTCCGTCGACCTGGGGACGTCCAACACCGTCGCGGTGCTCTCGGCCCACGGGCGCGCGCCGCGGGTGATCGAGGTGGACTCGTCCGCGACCATGCCGTCCGCGATCTACGCCGATGAGGACGGCGGACTCGTCGTCGGTCGCGACGCCGAGCGCCGAGCGCGGCTGGACCCGTCGCGGTTCGAGCCCAACCCGAAGCGCCGCGTCGATGAGGGCACGCTGCTGCTGGGCACCACCGTCGTCCCCGTGACCGACGCGCTCGCGGCGGTGCTGCGGCGGGTCGCCGATGAGACTTCCCGGCAGCTCGGCGGTGCCAAGCCCGACGAGGTCCGGCTGACCCACCCCGCGCAGTGGGGTCCGGTGCGACGCAACGTGCTGCTCTCCGCCGCGCGGCAGTCGGGACTCGGGTCCAACCTCGTGCTGGTCCCCGAACCGGTCGCCGCCGCCGCGCACTTCGCCTCCTTCGGCCACACCCTCGCGCCCAATCAGGCGCTCGCCGTGTACGACCTGGGCGCGGGCACGTTCGACGTCGCCATCGTCGCCGCGACCCAGAACGGGTTCGCCGTGCTCGCCGAGAACGGTCTGCCCGACCTCGGCGGCATGGACGTCGACCAGACGCTGCTCGAACACGTCGGCCGCCAGGTCTCCCACCGCGACCCGGGCGGCTGGCAGCGGTTGCTGCGCCCGGAGTCCCTCGCCGACCGACGCGCGCGACGGGCGCTGCTGGAGGACGTGAAGGCGGCCAAGGAGGCGCTGTCGCGGCACCCGCAGACCGAGGTGCCGATGCCGGAGCCGTTCGACGACGTGCTGGTCACCCGGGCCGAACTGGAGGCGTTGATCCGGCCGAGCATGCTGCGCAGCGTCGAGCTGCTGGCGGGCACGATCCGCGCGACCGGGTTGTCACCGGAGCGGCTTGTGGGGATCTACCTGGTGGGCGGGTCCAGCCGGATCCCGCTGGTGGCGACCTTGATCGCCGAACAGCTCCGCGTGGTGCCCACGAGCCTTGACCAGCCGGAGACCGCGGTCGCCCTTGGCGCGCACAACGTGTCCCAAGAGGGCATCAGCATGCGCACCTCGCAGGTCGGGCCGCAGTCCGGGGGAGTGCAGGCGCAGCCGTCGACGGGCGGGTTCCCCGCCCAGCAGCAAGCCGCCGGTGGTTTCGCGTCCCAGCATGGCGGGCAGCAGCCCGCGTCGGGGGGCTTCCCGGCGCAGTCGGGCGCCGCGGGATCGCAGCCGCCGCAGACCGGGTCCTTCGCCGCCCAGCAGAACTTTCCGCAGCCGACGCAGCAGGCCAACTTCCCGAACCTGGCGGGCAACTTCCCGACCCCGCCGCGGCAGCCCGCCGCCGCGGGGCGCAAGAAGCTGGTGGTCACCGCCGTCGCGGCGGTGGTCGCGCTCGCGGCGATCGCGGGCGGGATCTTCTACTTCACACGGTCGGGTGAACTTCCGACGGCGCAGTCCTGCGCGACCAAGGGCACTGCCGACGACAAGGGCTTCACCGACTGCCTGCGGCAGCTGGCGGGCGGCGTGCCGGACGCCAACACCTGCGAGCGCGGCGCCGACGTCACCTGCGCCCTGCCGGACGCTTACCGCGTGACCTACACCCACGCCGGTTCCACCGACGATGTCCAGCGCGTCTGGGAGACCGAGCTCGGCAAGGTGGACGCGGGCGAGCACGTCGTCGCCGACTGGCAGGGCAACGGCCTCGACGGCAAGCTGCGCGCAGGCGTCAAGGACGGGGTCGGGGTGTTGGTCTTCACGGTCAAGGACCGGCCTTTGGTGGGCACCCTCACCAAGTCCGACGCGGCCGATCTGAGCCCGGACAAGCTGGCCGACTTCTTTGCCGCCAACGTCCAGCCGGGAACCTAA
- a CDS encoding DUF3046 domain-containing protein, whose translation MRITAFRSRLAEEFGAQRADTIAHDHVFSVLGGRTVDQALDAGIPTKEIWRAVCEAFEVPPERR comes from the coding sequence ATGCGCATCACCGCCTTCCGGTCCCGCCTCGCCGAGGAATTCGGCGCCCAGCGGGCCGACACCATCGCCCACGACCACGTCTTCAGCGTGCTCGGCGGCCGCACGGTCGACCAGGCGCTCGACGCCGGGATTCCCACGAAGGAGATCTGGCGGGCCGTCTGCGAGGCCTTCGAGGTCCCGCCCGAGCGGCGCTGA
- the recA gene encoding recombinase RecA has protein sequence MAPAPDRDKALELALAQIDKNFGKGSVMRLGEEGRAPIAVIPTGAIALDVALGIGGLPRGRVVEIYGPESSGKTTVALHAVANAQRNGGIAAFIDAEHALDPEYAKNLGVDTDALLVSQPDTGEQALEIADMLIRSGALDILVIDSVAALVPRAEIEGEMGDNHVGLQARLMSQALRKMTGAMSNTGTTAIFINQLREKIGVMFGSPETTTGGKALKFYASVRLDVRRIETLKDGGEPVGNRTRVKVVKNKVAPPFKQAEFDILYGKGISREGSLIDMGVDQGILRKSGAWYTYEGDQLGQGKENARKFLLENPDVADEIEKRIKDKLGIGAKLDADETVAAPVEF, from the coding sequence ATGGCACCAGCACCCGACCGGGATAAGGCGCTCGAACTCGCCCTTGCCCAGATCGACAAGAACTTCGGCAAGGGCTCGGTCATGCGCCTCGGCGAGGAGGGCCGCGCCCCTATCGCGGTCATCCCGACCGGCGCGATCGCGCTCGACGTCGCGCTCGGCATCGGCGGTCTGCCGCGCGGGCGCGTGGTCGAGATCTACGGTCCGGAATCGTCGGGTAAGACCACCGTCGCCCTGCACGCGGTGGCCAACGCCCAGCGCAACGGCGGCATCGCCGCGTTCATCGACGCCGAGCACGCGCTCGACCCGGAATACGCCAAGAACCTGGGCGTCGACACCGACGCCCTGCTGGTGTCGCAGCCCGACACCGGCGAGCAGGCGCTGGAGATCGCGGACATGCTGATCCGCTCCGGCGCGCTCGACATCCTGGTCATCGACTCCGTCGCGGCGCTCGTCCCGCGCGCGGAGATCGAGGGCGAGATGGGCGACAACCACGTCGGCCTGCAGGCCCGGCTGATGAGCCAGGCCCTGCGGAAGATGACCGGCGCCATGAGCAACACCGGCACCACCGCGATCTTCATCAACCAGCTCCGCGAGAAGATCGGCGTCATGTTCGGCTCCCCGGAAACGACGACCGGTGGCAAGGCGCTCAAGTTCTACGCCTCCGTGCGGCTCGACGTGCGTCGCATCGAGACGCTCAAGGACGGTGGCGAGCCGGTCGGCAACCGCACCCGAGTCAAGGTGGTGAAGAACAAGGTCGCGCCGCCGTTCAAGCAGGCCGAGTTCGACATCCTCTACGGCAAGGGCATCAGCCGCGAGGGTTCGCTCATCGACATGGGCGTCGACCAGGGCATCCTCCGCAAGTCGGGCGCTTGGTACACCTACGAGGGCGACCAGTTGGGGCAGGGCAAGGAGAACGCCCGCAAGTTCCTGCTGGAGAACCCGGACGTGGCCGACGAGATCGAGAAGCGGATCAAGGACAAGCTCGGCATCGGCGCGAAGCTCGACGCCGACGAGACGGTCGCGGCTCCTGTCGAGTTCTAG
- a CDS encoding regulatory protein RecX, translating to MAERKYARRTRGTGGDSSPEESRKTEEQDPAAKAREICYRLLTVRSRTRQELEQALQRKEIPDDVAQTVLGKFAAIGLIDDEAFAESWVRSRHTYQGLGRRALAMELRRKGVADEVVAEAVDAVDSEAEDERARQLVRKKLGAMSGLEDQVRIRRLVGMLARKGYSEGMAFRVVREELSAYGGDASELDTIPD from the coding sequence GTGGCGGAGCGCAAGTACGCGCGCAGGACTCGGGGGACGGGCGGCGACTCGTCCCCCGAGGAATCGCGTAAGACCGAGGAACAAGACCCGGCCGCCAAGGCCCGGGAGATCTGCTACCGCCTGCTCACGGTTCGTTCGAGAACCCGTCAGGAACTCGAACAAGCCTTGCAGCGCAAGGAAATCCCGGACGACGTCGCCCAGACCGTGCTCGGCAAGTTCGCCGCCATCGGCCTGATCGACGACGAGGCGTTCGCCGAGAGCTGGGTCCGTTCCCGCCACACCTACCAGGGCTTGGGGCGTCGCGCGCTCGCGATGGAGCTACGCCGCAAGGGCGTGGCCGACGAGGTCGTCGCCGAAGCTGTGGACGCGGTCGACAGCGAGGCCGAGGACGAACGCGCCCGGCAGTTGGTGCGCAAGAAGCTCGGCGCCATGTCGGGCCTGGAAGACCAGGTCCGCATCCGCAGACTCGTCGGAATGCTGGCCCGCAAAGGGTATTCGGAGGGCATGGCCTTCCGGGTGGTGCGCGAGGAGCTGTCCGCCTACGGCGGCGACGCGTCCGAGTTGGACACCATTCCGGACTGA
- a CDS encoding tetratricopeptide repeat protein produces the protein MNEDWERRTAEAWAAIDNHDAETFRALIDTLADELPADSAIADFERACAFDSTGHSDRAVPLYRKALDRGLTGERRRRAVIQLSSSLRNIGNPQESVDLLTAELNAGSDHLDDAVRAVLALALTDLGREREAVSLAIGALAPHLPRYQRSMANYARLLVEKE, from the coding sequence GTGAACGAAGACTGGGAACGGCGCACCGCCGAAGCATGGGCCGCCATCGACAACCACGACGCCGAGACGTTCCGGGCGCTGATCGACACCCTGGCCGACGAACTCCCCGCGGACAGTGCGATCGCGGACTTCGAGCGGGCCTGCGCGTTCGACTCGACCGGCCACTCGGATCGTGCCGTCCCGCTCTACCGCAAGGCGCTCGACCGCGGTCTGACCGGTGAACGCAGGCGCCGAGCCGTGATCCAGCTGTCCAGTTCGCTGCGCAACATCGGCAACCCACAGGAGAGCGTCGACCTGCTGACCGCCGAGCTGAACGCGGGCTCCGACCACCTGGACGACGCCGTCCGTGCCGTGCTCGCCCTGGCGCTCACCGATCTCGGCCGGGAACGGGAGGCCGTGTCCCTGGCCATCGGTGCCCTCGCCCCGCACCTGCCGAGGTATCAGCGCTCCATGGCCAACTACGCCCGCCTGCTGGTGGAAAAGGAGTAG
- a CDS encoding discoidin domain-containing protein: MIRPRLSVRKLTVAVAVLLAAGVTALPGMGQAAQNPPGTEVGAVGVPFKGTLPDGTVQGFLDAHTHVFSNVAFGGNVVCGKPFDPAGPQKALVDCPDHFPNGEFAWFENFTKTGSPVGTHDPVGYPTFKDWPAHNSLTHQQAYYKWIERAWRGGLRLMVNHLVANRQLCDLYPIKNQPCGEMDSIRLQARLMNDLQNYIDAENGGAGKGWLRVVRGQDEARRTIEDGKLAVLLGVETSEPFGCRQILGVAQCSKADIDRGLDEMHALGVRTMFVCHKYDNALCGVRFDGGVAGVAVNAANFLGTGQFWDARTCTTEYSDNTVAAGGTIPDALKPLVPLPVYPPAPHCNTRGLTDLGEHMVKGMMARGMMVEVDHMSVKAADRTLDLLEEVRYPGVVSSHSWTDTKYFPRIYALGGMIAQYGHSAPQFLAGWQQGEGYRDQHGITGYGFGIDVNGLGGLPGPRPDNAGNGVTYPFTSVDGSVTLDRQRMGERTWDVNREGMAHYGLMPDWIEDIRRVAGDEIVQDLVGGAEAYLRTWGAAERFQAPANLARGATATASSSEWSPWYDFRPHRAVDGDRGTRWASGWSDGQWYRIDLGAQRPISRVALRWEAAYGSAYRVEVSDDGQSWRSVAAVDGASGGLDVVSFAPTSARHVKVQGVRRGTNYGYSLREVGVY, from the coding sequence ATGATCCGTCCTCGCTTATCCGTCCGAAAGCTGACCGTCGCGGTCGCCGTGCTGCTCGCCGCGGGGGTCACGGCGCTGCCGGGGATGGGTCAGGCCGCCCAGAACCCGCCGGGCACTGAAGTCGGGGCGGTGGGCGTGCCGTTCAAGGGAACCCTGCCCGACGGCACGGTCCAGGGCTTCCTCGACGCCCACACCCACGTCTTCTCCAACGTCGCGTTCGGCGGGAACGTGGTCTGCGGCAAGCCTTTCGACCCCGCGGGCCCGCAGAAAGCGCTCGTCGACTGCCCGGACCACTTTCCCAACGGTGAGTTCGCCTGGTTCGAGAACTTCACCAAGACCGGCTCACCGGTCGGCACGCACGACCCGGTCGGGTACCCGACCTTCAAGGACTGGCCCGCGCACAATTCCCTGACGCACCAACAGGCCTACTACAAGTGGATCGAGCGCGCCTGGCGCGGCGGGCTGCGGCTGATGGTCAACCACCTCGTCGCGAACCGGCAGCTGTGCGACCTCTACCCGATCAAGAACCAGCCCTGCGGCGAGATGGACTCCATCCGGCTGCAGGCCCGCCTGATGAACGATTTGCAGAACTACATCGACGCGGAGAACGGCGGCGCGGGCAAGGGCTGGCTGCGAGTCGTACGCGGCCAGGACGAGGCGCGCAGGACCATCGAGGACGGCAAGCTCGCCGTCCTGCTCGGCGTGGAGACCTCCGAGCCGTTCGGCTGCAGGCAGATCCTCGGGGTCGCCCAGTGCTCGAAGGCCGACATCGACCGCGGACTCGACGAGATGCACGCGCTCGGCGTGCGGACGATGTTCGTCTGCCACAAGTACGACAACGCCCTGTGCGGTGTCCGCTTCGACGGCGGCGTAGCCGGGGTGGCGGTCAACGCGGCCAACTTCCTGGGCACCGGGCAGTTCTGGGACGCCCGCACCTGCACCACCGAGTACTCCGACAACACCGTCGCGGCAGGCGGGACGATCCCCGACGCGCTCAAGCCGCTGGTGCCGCTCCCGGTCTACCCGCCCGCGCCGCACTGCAACACCCGCGGGCTGACCGACCTCGGCGAGCACATGGTCAAGGGCATGATGGCGCGCGGCATGATGGTCGAGGTCGACCACATGAGCGTCAAGGCCGCCGACCGCACCCTCGACCTGCTCGAAGAGGTCCGGTACCCGGGTGTCGTGTCGTCGCACAGCTGGACCGACACGAAGTACTTCCCGCGGATCTACGCCCTCGGCGGCATGATCGCCCAGTACGGCCACTCCGCGCCGCAGTTCCTCGCGGGCTGGCAGCAGGGCGAGGGCTACCGCGACCAGCACGGCATCACCGGCTACGGCTTCGGCATCGACGTCAACGGTCTCGGCGGGCTGCCCGGGCCCCGTCCGGACAACGCGGGCAACGGCGTCACGTACCCGTTCACCTCGGTCGACGGCAGCGTGACGCTGGACCGGCAGCGGATGGGCGAGCGGACCTGGGACGTCAACCGGGAGGGCATGGCGCACTACGGCCTGATGCCCGACTGGATCGAGGACATCCGCCGGGTGGCGGGCGACGAGATCGTCCAGGACCTCGTCGGCGGCGCCGAGGCCTACCTGCGCACCTGGGGGGCCGCCGAGCGGTTCCAGGCCCCCGCCAACCTGGCCCGGGGCGCGACCGCGACGGCTAGTTCGTCGGAGTGGAGCCCCTGGTACGACTTCCGGCCGCACCGGGCCGTCGACGGCGATCGCGGCACCCGCTGGGCGTCGGGCTGGAGCGACGGCCAGTGGTACCGGATCGATCTAGGCGCCCAACGTCCGATCAGCCGGGTCGCGTTGCGCTGGGAGGCCGCCTACGGGTCGGCCTACCGGGTCGAGGTGTCCGATGACGGCCAGAGCTGGCGGTCGGTGGCGGCGGTCGACGGGGCGTCCGGCGGACTCGATGTGGTCTCATTCGCGCCGACTTCGGCCCGTCATGTGAAGGTCCAGGGAGTCCGCAGGGGGACGAACTACGGCTACTCACTGCGAGAGGTCGGCGTCTACTGA
- a CDS encoding fumarate reductase/succinate dehydrogenase flavoprotein subunit — translation MSQVERHSYDVVVVGAGGAGLRAVIEARQRGLRVAVVCKSLFGKAHTVMAEGGCAASMGNANSNDNWQVHFRDTMRGGKFLNNWRMAELHAREAPDRVWELETYGALFDRTEDGRISQRNFGGHTYPRLAHVGDRTGLELIRTMQQKIVSLQQEDFAETGDYEARIKVFAEVTITELVKDDGRIAGAFGYYRETGRFVLFEAPAVVLATGGIGKSFKVTSNSWEYTGDGHALAMRAGATLINMEFVQFHPTGMVWPPSVKGILVTEGVRGDGGVLKNSEGKRFMFEYVPEVFKGQYAETEEEADRWYTDQENNRRTPDLLPRDEVARAINSEVKAGRGSPHGGVYLDIASRLPAEEIKKRLPSMYHQFKELADVDITAEPMEVGPTCHYVMGGIEVDPDTAAASVPGLFAAGECSGGMHGSNRLGGNSLSDLLVFGRRAGLGAASYVESLESRPTVSQSDVDAAAEMALSPFDPPTEGVEENPYTLQNELQQSMNDLVGIIRKSEEIEQALEKLAEIRSRIRNVTVEGHRQFNPGWHLAIDLRNMLMVSECVARAALIRTESRGGHTRDDHPGLDAQWRNKLLVCSAKNDDPVVPGVEVTPKEQLPMRQDLIELFELPELEKYYTEDELGSHPGRTA, via the coding sequence ATGAGTCAGGTCGAGCGGCACTCCTACGACGTCGTCGTCGTCGGAGCGGGCGGCGCGGGGCTCCGCGCGGTGATCGAGGCCCGCCAGCGCGGGTTGCGCGTGGCGGTCGTGTGCAAGTCGTTGTTCGGTAAGGCCCACACCGTGATGGCCGAGGGCGGCTGCGCGGCGTCGATGGGCAACGCCAACTCCAACGACAACTGGCAGGTCCACTTCCGCGACACCATGCGCGGCGGCAAGTTCCTCAACAACTGGCGCATGGCCGAGCTGCACGCCCGGGAGGCGCCGGACCGCGTCTGGGAGCTGGAGACCTATGGCGCGCTGTTCGACCGCACCGAGGACGGCCGGATCAGCCAGCGCAACTTCGGCGGCCACACGTACCCGCGGCTGGCGCACGTCGGCGACCGGACCGGCCTCGAGCTGATCCGCACCATGCAGCAGAAGATCGTCTCGCTGCAGCAGGAGGACTTCGCCGAGACCGGTGACTACGAGGCGCGGATCAAGGTCTTCGCCGAGGTCACCATCACCGAGCTGGTCAAAGATGACGGCCGCATCGCGGGTGCGTTCGGCTACTACCGCGAGACCGGCCGGTTCGTGCTGTTCGAGGCCCCGGCCGTGGTGCTCGCGACCGGCGGCATCGGCAAGTCGTTCAAGGTCACGTCGAACTCCTGGGAGTACACCGGCGACGGCCACGCGCTGGCCATGCGCGCGGGCGCGACCCTGATCAACATGGAGTTCGTCCAGTTCCACCCGACCGGCATGGTCTGGCCGCCCAGCGTGAAGGGCATCCTGGTCACGGAGGGCGTGCGCGGCGACGGCGGCGTGCTGAAGAACTCCGAGGGCAAGCGCTTCATGTTCGAGTACGTCCCCGAGGTGTTCAAGGGGCAGTACGCGGAGACCGAGGAAGAAGCCGACCGCTGGTACACCGACCAGGAGAACAACCGGCGCACGCCCGACCTGCTGCCCCGTGACGAGGTCGCTCGCGCGATCAACTCCGAGGTCAAGGCGGGCCGCGGCTCACCGCACGGCGGCGTCTATCTCGACATCGCGAGCAGGCTGCCCGCCGAGGAGATCAAGAAGCGGCTGCCCTCGATGTACCACCAGTTCAAGGAACTGGCCGATGTGGACATCACCGCGGAGCCGATGGAGGTCGGTCCCACCTGTCACTACGTGATGGGCGGCATCGAGGTCGACCCGGACACCGCGGCGGCGAGCGTCCCCGGCCTGTTCGCCGCGGGTGAATGCTCCGGCGGCATGCACGGCTCCAACCGGCTCGGTGGCAACTCGCTGTCGGACCTGCTGGTGTTCGGCAGGCGCGCGGGTCTCGGCGCGGCGTCCTATGTGGAGTCGCTGGAGTCGCGGCCGACGGTGTCGCAGTCCGATGTGGACGCGGCGGCGGAGATGGCGCTCTCGCCGTTCGACCCGCCCACCGAGGGCGTCGAGGAGAACCCGTACACGCTGCAGAACGAGCTGCAGCAGTCGATGAACGACCTGGTCGGCATCATCCGCAAGTCGGAGGAGATCGAGCAGGCGCTGGAGAAGCTCGCCGAGATCCGCTCGCGCATCCGCAACGTCACCGTCGAGGGCCACCGGCAGTTCAACCCGGGCTGGCACCTCGCGATCGACCTGCGCAACATGCTGATGGTCAGCGAGTGCGTCGCCCGCGCGGCCCTGATCCGCACGGAGAGCCGCGGCGGCCACACCCGCGACGACCACCCCGGGCTTGACGCGCAGTGGCGCAACAAGCTTTTGGTGTGCAGCGCGAAGAACGATGACCCGGTCGTTCCTGGTGTCGAGGTGACGCCGAAGGAGCAGTTGCCGATGCGGCAGGACCTGATCGAGCTCTTCGAACTGCCTGAGCTGGAGAAGTACTACACCGAGGACGAGCTGGGCAGCCACCCGGGAAGGACGGCCTGA
- a CDS encoding succinate dehydrogenase/fumarate reductase iron-sulfur subunit: MSYKAKFKIWRGDDQTGELHDYLIEVNEGEVVLDIIHRLQATAAPDLAVRWNCKAGKCGSCSAEINGRPKLLCMTRMSTFTEDEVITVTPLRAFPVIRDLVTDVSFNYQKAREIPSFTPPPGLEPGEYRMKQVDVERSQEFRKCIECFLCQDTCHVIRDHEDNKESFAGPRFLMRIAELEMHPLDSADRVREAQDDHGLGYCNITKCCTEVCPEGIKITDNALIPMKERVADRKYDPIVWLGSKLFKREKA, encoded by the coding sequence GTGTCGTACAAGGCGAAGTTCAAGATCTGGCGCGGCGACGACCAGACCGGGGAGCTGCACGACTACCTCATCGAGGTGAACGAGGGCGAGGTCGTCCTCGACATCATCCACCGGTTGCAGGCCACCGCCGCGCCCGACCTCGCGGTCCGCTGGAACTGCAAGGCGGGCAAGTGCGGCTCGTGCTCGGCGGAGATCAACGGCAGGCCGAAGCTGCTGTGCATGACCCGGATGTCCACGTTCACCGAGGACGAGGTCATCACGGTCACGCCGCTGCGCGCCTTCCCGGTGATCCGCGACCTGGTGACCGACGTGTCCTTCAACTACCAGAAGGCCCGCGAGATCCCGTCCTTCACCCCGCCGCCGGGCCTTGAGCCGGGCGAGTACCGGATGAAGCAGGTCGACGTCGAGCGCTCGCAGGAATTCCGCAAGTGCATCGAGTGCTTCCTGTGCCAGGACACGTGTCACGTGATCCGCGACCACGAGGACAACAAGGAGTCCTTCGCGGGCCCGCGTTTCCTCATGCGGATCGCCGAGTTGGAGATGCACCCGCTGGACTCCGCGGACCGGGTCCGCGAGGCGCAGGACGACCACGGTCTGGGCTACTGCAACATCACCAAGTGCTGCACCGAGGTCTGCCCGGAAGGCATCAAGATCACCGACAACGCGCTCATCCCGATGAAGGAGCGCGTCGCCGACCGTAAGTACGACCCGATCGTCTGGCTGGGCAGCAAGCTGTTCAAGCGCGAGAAGGCGTGA